A DNA window from Rossellomorea marisflavi contains the following coding sequences:
- a CDS encoding CAP domain-containing protein, with the protein MKKLLLLIVLIAAAYITKPLWIEQVEASSLGSIMDKFQEFKERDDVQGAIDGLDQGMQSLLSKLDDFKGGKEQEPEAQQAEKPALTTPSSETFSVHNIELGADKKEVEEQAGDPQRHSMNEYGVEWFAYHDHYQNFFLASYDDNGKVNGLYTNQDLISSTTGIKIGASKEDVRNEMGKPLEHIRKGMTLFQLQTDGEHDVFEVDDSYVTIFYDKHENNTVTAIQVIDSGLENEKKDYYTEASASMKEGFEYQLFDLTNAIRVRMGESVLTWDDHVRETARKHSDDMAENNYFSHTNLEGESPFDRMADDQVAFRTAGENLAYGQLSSIFAHEGLMNSMGHRENILQSHYEFLGVGVSFNEKAQPYYTENFYSE; encoded by the coding sequence GTGAAAAAACTACTACTGCTTATCGTACTTATAGCAGCTGCATATATCACCAAACCACTATGGATTGAACAGGTTGAGGCATCCAGTCTCGGCTCCATCATGGACAAATTCCAGGAGTTCAAGGAACGGGATGACGTCCAGGGTGCGATAGACGGACTTGATCAGGGGATGCAATCCCTTCTTTCAAAGCTGGATGACTTTAAAGGGGGCAAGGAGCAGGAACCTGAAGCACAACAGGCAGAGAAGCCGGCGCTGACGACCCCGAGCAGTGAAACCTTCTCTGTTCACAATATCGAACTTGGCGCTGACAAGAAAGAGGTGGAAGAACAAGCGGGTGATCCCCAAAGGCATTCCATGAATGAATATGGTGTAGAGTGGTTCGCCTATCATGACCACTACCAGAATTTCTTCCTGGCGTCTTATGATGACAATGGAAAAGTCAATGGTCTTTACACGAATCAGGATCTGATCTCTTCAACGACCGGCATCAAAATAGGCGCCTCCAAAGAGGATGTGCGGAATGAAATGGGCAAACCACTCGAACATATCAGAAAGGGGATGACCTTGTTTCAGCTCCAGACCGACGGGGAGCATGATGTTTTCGAAGTCGACGATTCCTATGTGACGATCTTTTATGATAAGCATGAGAACAACACGGTCACAGCCATCCAGGTGATCGATTCAGGGTTGGAGAACGAGAAAAAGGATTATTACACCGAAGCCTCCGCTTCCATGAAAGAAGGATTTGAATACCAGCTTTTCGACCTCACGAATGCCATCCGGGTCCGGATGGGGGAATCCGTCCTGACTTGGGATGATCATGTGAGGGAAACCGCAAGGAAACATAGTGATGACATGGCCGAAAACAACTACTTCAGCCACACAAATCTTGAAGGGGAATCGCCGTTCGACCGGATGGCCGATGATCAGGTCGCCTTCAGGACGGCAGGGGAAAATCTTGCCTATGGACAGCTCAGCTCGATCTTTGCCCATGAGGGGCTCATGAACTCGATGGGCCATCGTGAAAACATCCTTCAGTCCCATTATGAGTTCCTCGGTGTAGGGGTTTCGTTCAACGAAAAGGCCCAGCCCTATTATACAGAGAACTTCTATAGTGAATAA
- a CDS encoding DsbA family oxidoreductase, with protein MKIEVWSDYVCPFCYIGKRRLEQALEQFDHANEVEVEFKSFELDPNFPKDTDKNIHQLIASKYGITEEQARNNSVSLTQQAAAVGLDFRFDTSVPTNTFDAHRLTKFAQSKGKESELTELLLKGHFTDSKHVGDEATLLDLGESVGLDRNEAAEVLKGEAYAQEVRMDEAEAREIGVQGVPFFVINRKYAISGAQPPEVFRDALQKVWQEESRSPLTSLNTNQGMTCDENGCDIPGDK; from the coding sequence ATGAAAATAGAAGTATGGTCTGATTATGTTTGTCCATTTTGTTATATAGGAAAACGGCGCCTGGAGCAGGCACTTGAGCAGTTTGATCATGCAAATGAGGTGGAAGTCGAGTTCAAGAGCTTTGAACTTGATCCCAACTTCCCTAAGGATACGGATAAGAACATCCATCAGCTGATCGCGTCCAAATACGGGATCACCGAAGAACAGGCAAGGAATAATTCCGTAAGCCTCACCCAACAGGCGGCTGCCGTTGGCCTTGATTTCCGTTTTGATACAAGTGTGCCGACGAATACATTCGATGCTCATCGTCTTACTAAATTCGCACAGTCCAAAGGAAAAGAGAGCGAATTGACGGAGCTGCTGTTAAAAGGGCACTTTACCGATTCCAAGCATGTCGGAGATGAAGCGACCCTTCTCGACCTTGGTGAGTCAGTCGGATTGGACAGGAACGAGGCCGCCGAAGTCCTTAAGGGCGAAGCCTATGCGCAGGAAGTCCGAATGGACGAAGCGGAAGCCAGGGAGATCGGAGTACAGGGGGTACCATTCTTTGTGATTAACAGAAAATATGCCATTTCCGGCGCTCAACCACCTGAGGTCTTCCGTGATGCCCTGCAAAAAGTATGGCAAGAAGAATCCCGTTCTCCTTTGACGTCCCTGAATACGAACCAAGGGATGACATGTGATGAAAATGGATGCGACATACCCGGTGATAAGTAA
- a CDS encoding helicase-related protein — protein sequence MQKLQDVREEAINETKQKIDEDIMRYMQERKSCPTFDDYVTDRRSFFHQVWINTWLNRVTNDLMLSHKKAFLRSRGIELNGMEKKWVNQLFRNEIREIDPFDGEAWLKETVKAGQEWKDRFNAVKDQQKEDHARIKRSTLQKEIRRDILQWVEDQVGKKELTWYAELRYLMAQKVAADIGSKKKFILEEDQLREEGAFHSLHYPLLEDFMGEFTGSLNKKSENWDRDAWEYETYLAPYERFSSYHADQLIMNSLLEALPEDHLERYLEAFGQPLNMERLSRMNHPLFLSMMNTWFNWLGEEKVERLLEIAEEPWDPEDQLTSLAADMEEREKREREEREEQERKQREEEAMLESIFGREYSAPGKSNIRYILHLGETNTGKTHTALESMKKARSGMYLAPLRLLALEVYDKLNREGIPCNLKTGEEEKVTVGALHSASTVEMFHEKDQYDVVVIDEAQMISDQDRGYAWYRAITKSRAKEVHIIGSSNVEELLFRLLSEEDVTVHHYKREIPLQVEAKEFKLRSAKNGDAIVCFSRKKVLETASRLQSGGHKVSMIYGSMPPETRKKQMMQFIEGKTNLIVSTDAIGMGLNLPIRRIVFLETEKFDGTRRRRLSSQEVKQIAGRAGRKGLYEVGKVSFSRHVKAMEKLLHQEDRPLNRFAVAPTSSVFERFQRYSNHLGTFFELWDRFESPEGTEKASLIEEKELYERIEGSDIEARLSLDDLYGFLHLPFSKKEDRLTTQWLQCMHAIIDGEELPEPVIRTRNLEQQELSYKSVGLHLLFLYRLGRQTEAAYWERVREEIADGVHDTLSDEVQSYSRTCRSCGKKLPPEFGFSICDRCHGNRSKRKRRRLS from the coding sequence ATGCAAAAGCTTCAGGACGTAAGGGAAGAAGCCATAAATGAAACGAAACAAAAAATAGATGAAGATATCATGCGCTACATGCAGGAGAGAAAAAGCTGCCCGACATTCGATGACTATGTAACAGATAGAAGGTCTTTCTTTCATCAGGTGTGGATCAATACGTGGTTGAATAGGGTAACCAATGACCTCATGCTCAGCCATAAAAAGGCCTTTCTCCGCAGCCGGGGAATCGAACTGAACGGAATGGAGAAAAAATGGGTCAATCAGCTTTTCCGGAACGAGATAAGGGAGATAGACCCATTCGATGGAGAAGCTTGGTTAAAAGAGACAGTCAAGGCCGGTCAGGAGTGGAAGGACCGTTTCAATGCAGTCAAAGATCAACAGAAGGAAGATCATGCTCGTATAAAGCGTTCCACGCTCCAAAAGGAAATCAGAAGGGATATCCTTCAGTGGGTGGAAGACCAGGTTGGGAAAAAGGAGCTTACATGGTACGCAGAGCTTCGCTATCTCATGGCCCAAAAAGTTGCAGCCGACATCGGGAGTAAGAAAAAATTCATCCTTGAGGAAGACCAGCTAAGAGAAGAGGGTGCATTCCATTCTTTACACTATCCTTTACTGGAGGATTTCATGGGAGAATTCACGGGATCCCTGAATAAAAAAAGTGAGAATTGGGACCGGGATGCCTGGGAGTATGAAACGTATCTGGCCCCTTACGAGCGATTCAGTTCCTATCATGCCGATCAGCTGATCATGAATTCCCTGCTTGAAGCCCTACCGGAAGACCACCTCGAACGCTATCTGGAAGCCTTCGGTCAGCCCTTGAATATGGAAAGGCTGAGCAGGATGAATCATCCGCTATTTTTGTCGATGATGAACACCTGGTTTAATTGGCTCGGTGAAGAAAAGGTAGAACGCCTCCTTGAGATTGCGGAAGAACCGTGGGATCCCGAAGACCAGCTGACCAGCTTGGCAGCAGATATGGAAGAGAGAGAAAAGCGCGAACGGGAAGAACGGGAAGAACAGGAGAGGAAACAGCGAGAAGAGGAGGCTATGCTGGAGTCCATTTTTGGACGGGAGTACAGTGCCCCTGGTAAGAGCAATATCCGCTATATCCTGCATCTCGGTGAAACGAATACAGGCAAAACCCATACCGCACTGGAAAGCATGAAAAAAGCCCGAAGTGGCATGTATCTTGCACCTTTGCGCCTTCTTGCCCTGGAGGTTTACGATAAACTAAATCGTGAGGGTATCCCCTGTAATCTGAAAACCGGTGAAGAAGAGAAAGTGACTGTTGGTGCACTTCATAGTGCCAGTACCGTGGAAATGTTCCATGAGAAGGATCAATATGACGTGGTTGTGATCGATGAAGCCCAGATGATTTCCGATCAGGACAGGGGCTACGCATGGTATCGGGCCATTACCAAATCCAGGGCGAAGGAAGTCCATATCATTGGCAGCAGCAATGTGGAAGAACTTTTATTCCGTTTGCTCAGTGAGGAAGATGTTACGGTCCATCACTATAAACGCGAGATTCCCCTGCAGGTGGAAGCAAAGGAATTCAAGCTTCGGAGCGCCAAGAACGGAGATGCGATCGTCTGTTTTTCAAGGAAAAAGGTTCTGGAGACAGCCTCGAGGCTTCAGTCGGGCGGGCATAAGGTGAGTATGATCTATGGAAGCATGCCGCCTGAAACCCGGAAAAAGCAAATGATGCAATTCATAGAAGGGAAGACGAACCTCATCGTTTCCACGGATGCCATCGGAATGGGTCTCAATCTTCCCATCCGGAGGATCGTATTCCTTGAAACGGAGAAATTCGATGGGACAAGGAGAAGGCGGCTTTCTTCACAGGAAGTTAAACAGATTGCCGGTCGTGCTGGACGGAAGGGGCTTTATGAAGTAGGTAAGGTTTCATTCAGCAGGCACGTCAAAGCGATGGAAAAACTCCTGCATCAGGAAGACCGCCCCCTCAATCGTTTTGCCGTTGCACCCACCTCTTCGGTCTTTGAACGGTTCCAGCGCTACAGTAATCACTTGGGGACCTTCTTCGAGCTTTGGGATCGATTCGAGTCTCCTGAAGGAACCGAGAAGGCTTCGTTGATTGAGGAAAAAGAGCTGTATGAACGGATCGAGGGATCAGACATCGAAGCCAGGCTTTCCCTGGACGACCTTTACGGCTTTCTTCACCTTCCTTTCAGCAAAAAGGAGGATCGCCTGACTACACAGTGGCTCCAATGCATGCATGCCATCATCGATGGTGAGGAGCTCCCGGAACCGGTCATCAGGACACGAAATTTGGAACAACAGGAACTATCGTATAAATCCGTGGGCTTACATCTTCTCTTTCTCTATCGGCTAGGCCGCCAGACAGAAGCTGCCTATTGGGAGCGGGTCAGGGAAGAGATAGCAGATGGCGTGCATGATACCCTTTCAGACGAAGTTCAATCCTACAGCCGCACGTGCAGGAGCTGCGGGAAAAAGCTGCCGCCTGAGTTCGGGTTTTCCATCTGTGACCGCTGCCATGGCAACAGGTCGAAACGAAAAAGGAGAAGGCTGAGCTGA
- a CDS encoding CoxG family protein, whose protein sequence is MVKSSCSLNVHAPIEAVWDFISELEEWAPLVSGYIGHRRFARDHVEWKMKIPYGIIKKTVTAEVRVKEWIPPEKISFALEDAKGSFVGCGEFTAKADAEGTIMNGWLSMNPKGSRKWVPDRIFEGIMEEMIVSLSHAIKIRLEQN, encoded by the coding sequence TTGGTCAAAAGTAGCTGTTCCCTAAATGTTCATGCGCCCATCGAAGCCGTATGGGATTTCATATCCGAGTTGGAAGAGTGGGCTCCCCTCGTCTCAGGGTATATAGGTCACAGGCGTTTTGCTCGCGATCACGTAGAATGGAAGATGAAGATCCCTTATGGCATCATAAAAAAAACGGTCACGGCGGAGGTCAGGGTGAAGGAATGGATCCCTCCGGAGAAAATCAGCTTCGCTCTGGAAGATGCCAAAGGATCTTTCGTAGGATGTGGTGAATTCACGGCAAAAGCAGACGCGGAGGGGACCATCATGAACGGATGGCTGTCCATGAATCCGAAAGGCTCCCGAAAGTGGGTTCCGGACAGGATATTCGAAGGAATCATGGAAGAAATGATCGTGTCGTTGTCACATGCCATTAAAATCAGGTTGGAACAAAACTAA
- a CDS encoding HAD family hydrolase, which yields MLKAIFFDLDDTLLWDAKSISEAFGATCRYAATQVKVDADELESSVRASARELYASYDTYEFTQMIGINPFEGLWGDFFDDHDENFTKLSRIAPGYREEAWKNGLEREGVRVEGLGEELAERFREERKKHPFVYDETFDVLEKVKDSYELILLTNGSPHLQHTKLELTPELVPYFKEIIVSGAVGKGKPEPEMFEIALEKVGIAKEEAIMVGDNLNTDIKGANQCGIRTVWINHHQKKPELVTPTYEIDRLAGLIPLLDRL from the coding sequence TTGTTAAAAGCAATTTTTTTCGATTTGGATGACACGTTATTATGGGATGCTAAAAGCATTTCCGAAGCATTTGGTGCCACATGCCGGTATGCAGCAACTCAGGTGAAAGTGGATGCTGATGAGCTGGAATCTTCTGTGAGGGCTTCTGCTAGAGAGCTTTATGCCTCGTATGATACATATGAATTCACACAAATGATCGGGATCAACCCATTCGAAGGTCTTTGGGGGGATTTTTTCGACGATCATGACGAAAATTTCACCAAGCTTAGCCGGATTGCCCCGGGCTATCGTGAAGAAGCCTGGAAAAACGGACTGGAACGAGAAGGTGTGAGGGTGGAGGGTCTAGGAGAAGAACTTGCCGAACGCTTTAGGGAAGAACGCAAGAAGCATCCTTTTGTATACGATGAAACATTCGATGTACTCGAGAAGGTGAAAGATTCGTATGAACTGATCCTTTTGACAAACGGATCACCCCATCTGCAGCATACCAAGCTTGAACTGACGCCTGAATTGGTCCCATACTTCAAGGAAATCATCGTTTCAGGGGCAGTCGGGAAAGGAAAGCCGGAGCCTGAGATGTTTGAGATTGCACTCGAGAAAGTCGGGATAGCAAAGGAAGAAGCCATCATGGTAGGCGATAATCTGAATACAGATATAAAAGGTGCCAATCAATGCGGGATTAGGACCGTTTGGATCAATCATCATCAAAAGAAGCCTGAATTGGTTACTCCGACTTATGAGATTGATCGTTTGGCCGGTCTCATTCCACTGCTCGATCGTCTTTGA
- a CDS encoding DUF948 domain-containing protein: MWIVYISIAIVVIAIIMLGVSIVRTLKTTKPVINRMNEQVESIQGRMNKLIDESSQLQATQQEIQKDIEFKKDSITMTVEEAKDLPRSIKSLFKNMKA, encoded by the coding sequence ATGTGGATTGTTTATATCAGCATCGCCATCGTGGTGATTGCCATCATCATGCTCGGCGTATCCATTGTCCGAACGTTAAAAACGACTAAACCGGTCATCAATCGTATGAATGAACAGGTGGAAAGCATCCAGGGAAGAATGAATAAATTGATAGACGAATCGTCCCAGCTTCAGGCCACCCAACAGGAAATCCAGAAGGATATTGAGTTCAAGAAGGATAGCATCACGATGACAGTTGAAGAAGCAAAGGATCTTCCACGCTCCATCAAATCGTTGTTTAAAAATATGAAGGCTTGA
- a CDS encoding metallophosphoesterase family protein has protein sequence MEKIKKISIPDKSRVIVIGDIHGELDLLKELVQKVHVQRDDRLLFIGDLCEKGPDSSGVVDYIMELSVKSPNVHVLEGNCDTLVDDLVELNPDLIGYLNRREKSLFHEWMIKEDMTFSEGTGIEEMKNVLVNSFSKQIEWLSGLPTAIESERYLFVHAGIDPGEEWQETSRMEALTKRAFMERYHCAGKQVIVGHWPVVNYIENGFSHAPLINHDKKMISIDGGCAVKSSGQLNALIIESGAYSFMYVDHLPDFEVKGDYMPHNQEAAGITFPDYEIERLEVAEDFSRCMHKKTERMFWVKNEYIEDDGHNVKDDVSCTLLPVTSGERVQLVDGGCTGFDLVKKEGRVGWIPKGLLK, from the coding sequence ATGGAAAAAATTAAGAAAATCAGTATCCCTGATAAGTCCAGAGTGATCGTCATTGGTGATATCCACGGGGAACTCGATCTTTTAAAGGAATTAGTGCAAAAAGTACATGTTCAACGAGACGATCGGTTGTTGTTCATCGGAGATCTATGCGAAAAGGGACCCGACAGCAGCGGCGTGGTGGATTACATCATGGAACTTTCAGTTAAGAGCCCGAACGTACACGTGTTAGAGGGGAATTGTGATACATTGGTGGACGATTTGGTGGAATTGAATCCAGATTTGATAGGGTACTTGAATCGTCGAGAAAAATCCCTCTTTCATGAGTGGATGATAAAAGAAGACATGACGTTTTCAGAGGGTACGGGGATAGAAGAAATGAAAAATGTCCTGGTGAATAGCTTCAGTAAGCAGATCGAGTGGCTTTCAGGACTTCCCACCGCCATCGAAAGCGAACGATATCTATTTGTACATGCAGGGATTGACCCAGGGGAAGAGTGGCAGGAAACGAGCCGGATGGAGGCATTGACGAAGAGGGCGTTCATGGAAAGGTATCACTGTGCAGGTAAACAGGTCATCGTTGGACATTGGCCTGTGGTCAATTACATTGAAAATGGCTTCTCCCATGCACCATTAATCAACCACGACAAGAAAATGATCTCCATCGATGGCGGTTGTGCCGTGAAATCGTCCGGACAATTGAATGCACTGATCATCGAATCAGGAGCATACTCCTTCATGTATGTCGATCATCTTCCTGATTTCGAGGTTAAAGGCGATTATATGCCGCACAATCAAGAGGCGGCCGGCATCACGTTCCCGGATTATGAGATCGAACGGTTGGAAGTGGCAGAGGATTTCAGCCGATGCATGCATAAAAAGACGGAAAGAATGTTCTGGGTTAAAAATGAATACATAGAGGATGATGGTCATAACGTGAAGGACGATGTGTCATGCACCTTGCTTCCTGTAACAAGCGGTGAAAGGGTGCAGTTGGTCGATGGAGGATGTACAGGATTTGATTTGGTGAAAAAAGAGGGCAGGGTGGGGTGGATTCCCAAGGGGTTACTCAAGTAA
- a CDS encoding peptidylprolyl isomerase, which yields MAKKGYIQFQTGEKIEFDLFPNEAPGTVENFEKLAKEGFYDGLTFHRVIPGFVSQGGCPNGTGTGGPGYTIKCETEGNPHKHEAGSLSMAHAGKDTGGSQFFIVHEPQPHLNGVHTVFGKVTSGLEIAKAMRNGDVMEKVEVFDA from the coding sequence ATGGCGAAAAAAGGATACATACAATTCCAAACGGGTGAAAAAATCGAATTCGATCTTTTCCCGAATGAAGCACCAGGAACAGTGGAGAACTTCGAAAAGCTTGCAAAAGAAGGATTTTATGACGGTTTGACTTTCCACCGTGTGATTCCCGGCTTCGTAAGTCAAGGAGGCTGCCCGAACGGTACAGGTACCGGTGGTCCTGGATATACCATCAAATGTGAAACAGAAGGCAACCCTCATAAGCATGAGGCCGGATCTCTTTCCATGGCTCATGCTGGAAAAGACACAGGCGGAAGCCAATTCTTCATCGTCCATGAGCCTCAGCCGCATCTGAACGGTGTTCACACTGTATTCGGTAAAGTAACGTCTGGACTCGAAATCGCAAAAGCGATGAGAAATGGTGACGTAATGGAGAAAGTAGAAGTCTTCGACGCGTAA
- a CDS encoding phage holin family protein, with translation MMEELLRGISIDPQLTILVPALWVLGFALKKTPHVEDWLIIWILLLCGVLASGWKLGFDFNGIANGFIATGAAITTHQSFKQTFFSRVSDRGRREKK, from the coding sequence ATGATGGAAGAATTATTAAGGGGGATTTCAATTGATCCCCAGCTCACGATATTGGTGCCTGCCCTATGGGTTCTCGGGTTTGCATTAAAAAAGACCCCGCATGTGGAGGACTGGTTGATCATCTGGATCCTCCTCTTATGCGGGGTGCTCGCCAGCGGCTGGAAGCTTGGTTTTGACTTCAACGGCATTGCCAACGGATTCATTGCAACTGGTGCTGCCATCACGACACATCAGTCATTCAAACAAACTTTTTTCTCCAGGGTCTCGGATCGCGGAAGGAGAGAAAAGAAGTGA
- a CDS encoding type 1 glutamine amidotransferase domain-containing protein, with product MSLTGKRVLQLVSDDFEDLELWYPVLRLREEGAVVHIAGEEKNKTYKGKYGVPITSDHSFHEADADEYDAILVPGGWSPDKLRRYDSILSLIKEMDKAKKPIGQICHAGWVLISAKILDGVNVTSTPGIKDDMENAGAKWFDEPVVVDGHIISSRRPPDLPDYMREFIGVLQKK from the coding sequence ATGAGTTTGACAGGTAAACGCGTGCTGCAGCTCGTAAGCGACGATTTTGAAGATCTGGAATTATGGTATCCGGTCCTTCGTTTGAGGGAAGAAGGGGCAGTCGTCCATATTGCCGGAGAGGAAAAAAACAAAACGTATAAGGGTAAGTACGGAGTTCCCATCACATCCGACCACAGTTTCCATGAAGCGGATGCTGATGAGTACGACGCCATCCTTGTCCCGGGAGGCTGGTCTCCTGATAAGCTGAGAAGATACGACTCCATTCTTTCGCTGATTAAAGAAATGGACAAAGCAAAGAAACCGATCGGACAGATCTGTCACGCTGGCTGGGTCCTCATCTCCGCTAAGATCTTGGACGGTGTAAACGTCACCAGTACTCCGGGAATCAAGGATGATATGGAGAATGCAGGTGCTAAGTGGTTCGATGAGCCCGTTGTCGTTGATGGGCACATCATCTCAAGTAGACGACCACCGGATCTTCCCGACTATATGAGGGAGTTCATCGGGGTCCTTCAAAAAAAATAG
- a CDS encoding NAD(P)-dependent oxidoreductase, with product MVLKENISRNSEGRDRRMEMKNQKIGFIGTGVMGKSMARHLLNAGYEVLIYTRTHSKADDLLEEGAVWVENPAVVAKEADIVMTMVGYPSDVEELYLGKGAILENMKEGTIAIDFTTSSPKLAETIFMEAKTRGIHSLDAPVSGGDIGAKNGSLSIMVGGEEDTFEAVRPILEIVGSNVVLQGSAGAGQHTKMCNQITIASNMIGVSEALMYAKKSGLDPDKVLRSITSGAAGSWSLSNLVPRMIKGDFAPGFYVKHFIKDLKIALDSASEMGMRTPGLELALSLYEELDALGEGESGTQALIKVLER from the coding sequence ATGGTTTTGAAAGAAAATATTAGCAGGAACAGTGAAGGGAGAGATAGAAGGATGGAGATGAAAAATCAAAAGATCGGGTTCATCGGGACAGGCGTTATGGGAAAAAGCATGGCACGCCATCTTCTGAATGCAGGCTATGAGGTGCTGATCTATACAAGAACGCATTCCAAGGCAGACGATCTCCTCGAGGAAGGTGCAGTTTGGGTGGAAAACCCAGCAGTGGTCGCCAAGGAAGCCGACATTGTGATGACGATGGTAGGGTATCCCTCCGATGTGGAGGAGCTTTATCTCGGGAAAGGAGCCATCCTTGAAAACATGAAGGAAGGAACCATTGCCATTGATTTCACTACCTCTTCACCAAAGCTTGCTGAGACCATTTTCATGGAAGCGAAAACACGTGGTATACATAGTTTGGACGCACCCGTGTCCGGTGGTGATATCGGTGCCAAAAATGGGAGCTTGTCCATCATGGTGGGGGGAGAGGAGGACACGTTTGAAGCCGTACGGCCCATCCTGGAGATCGTAGGATCGAACGTGGTTCTACAAGGGAGTGCAGGTGCGGGTCAGCACACGAAAATGTGCAACCAGATCACCATCGCCTCGAACATGATCGGAGTCAGCGAAGCCTTGATGTACGCGAAAAAATCTGGACTTGACCCGGATAAGGTCCTGCGGAGCATCACGAGCGGAGCAGCGGGAAGTTGGTCTCTCAGCAACCTCGTTCCCCGGATGATCAAGGGAGACTTTGCCCCGGGCTTCTATGTAAAGCATTTCATAAAGGATTTAAAGATTGCCCTCGATTCTGCCTCAGAAATGGGCATGCGGACGCCCGGTCTGGAGCTCGCTCTAAGCCTATATGAGGAACTGGACGCTCTTGGTGAGGGTGAGAGCGGGACACAGGCCTTGATCAAAGTCCTTGAGCGCTGA
- a CDS encoding response regulator transcription factor, whose protein sequence is MKRWKILIVDDEAPMRKLIKLYLHKEHYDCFEAENGIEALSLLKENPIDMMIVDIMMPFMDGYELLSEVRKTSEVPFIFLSAKGDDMDKVKGLKLGGDDYMVKPFHAEELLARVEGILRRSYGLKVNNHAMSETYGPVSFNLASRTVTVEELSPRLTLKEYELFLYLARNEGRVYKRDQLLDKIWGSDYEGSDRTVDTHIKTLRLKLKDHGMLIKTVWGLGYKFEARP, encoded by the coding sequence ATGAAACGATGGAAGATCCTTATCGTGGACGATGAGGCACCTATGAGAAAATTGATTAAACTTTATTTACATAAAGAACACTATGATTGCTTTGAAGCAGAAAATGGAATCGAGGCGCTATCGCTTTTGAAGGAGAATCCCATCGATATGATGATCGTCGACATCATGATGCCTTTTATGGATGGATATGAGCTCCTTTCAGAGGTACGTAAGACGAGCGAGGTCCCTTTTATCTTCCTTTCTGCCAAAGGGGACGATATGGATAAAGTAAAGGGACTGAAACTCGGCGGAGACGACTATATGGTAAAGCCCTTCCATGCAGAAGAACTTCTGGCAAGAGTTGAAGGGATCCTCAGGCGGTCCTATGGTCTGAAGGTGAACAATCATGCCATGTCGGAAACCTATGGTCCCGTCTCCTTCAATCTGGCATCCAGAACCGTCACCGTGGAAGAACTATCCCCCCGTCTCACCCTCAAGGAATATGAGCTCTTCTTATACCTCGCCCGCAATGAAGGCCGGGTGTACAAACGGGATCAGCTTCTAGACAAAATCTGGGGAAGCGATTATGAGGGAAGCGACAGGACCGTGGACACCCATATCAAGACACTGAGATTAAAGCTGAAGGACCATGGAATGCTGATCAAAACCGTTTGGGGACTGGGTTATAAATTCGAGGCAAGACCTTGA